The genomic segment ACAGACAAAATACTACAccatcaatctgttagccacctaggaAGAAATGTAACAGAAGCCTCATATTTCAGTAGCTTGCATAGTTCGgagggaatttttaacatcgtgaATCATTCAGGGGTACGATCATATAATGATCATAGTTTGGGGgaaaaaatactatttattttatttaatatgagtaacccgtcaCCCCTCTTCAGTAACTAGTTACCCTTTTTATGGTAGAATgttactcctctcagggtaactggttacttgtcttcgtacatgttatttaacctagttcTAGGATTTTATTTTTACATATCTGTCAAAGACCAATCaaataactggttaccttacccaagatttgaaaaaagaaatgtacaatctaaaaaaaatgaaaaaatatttataataaataaaaaatataataaacataattcatattacaaaaaaaaattacaaaaacaaccaaagaaaaatttaatattaaattagtaatataaaaataatataaaaataaataagctaaaaaaataataattaaattacaaacatacccttccaaattaataaaacttgattaagagtataACTATagcataaacaaacttttatacaaaaatatggaaaaataaactcataaaagtgaaaattcttaaaaaaaaagccataaattaatttttttttaaaaaagccatatttttgcacactttatTAAAAGtcttatataaaatgtaattttatttatttgttttatagtgattaaaatactataaaaaataaaaactaataatatTGACTATTTTTCAATATTAGGAAATcatatgatatttttttctcTTATTACTTggctaataaataaaaaaaaaattattatatttttaaatagttaTCTTTCAATTTACATTCCTCTTACATAtagaaatataaaataattattttaatagtttgcataattaaaaaaacatgattagttatcttttttattctaatttttattttttataaataaaaaattaggttGAGTGATTTAATTGCAATAAAGTTAAAATATTATGATTAATTGTCTTATAAGAATAGAATAGAATGTATTCTTATCACTCCTCCCTCctgttaattatattaattatgcTATATAAGAAGGATCATAAAGCATAAAGGAAAGAGAAAAAGTGGTTCCTCGGAATTGTTAGGTTTCTTGTGAATGAAGTAATAATGATGATTGGGGCATTATTTGATGGATATCGAGGACCGTGTCTTAGTtaggaggaggaagaagaagaaatcgGTGGTGGTTTTGGTATTGTAATGGAGGAAGAGAAGAAGCAGATCTCTTTTCCCTCCGATTACGTCACTATTTTTGAACTTCAGGAACGTTGGCTcaaagaaaaacaattaaagcaacaacaacagcaagaTCACCACAACGCTGTAGTGTCTCCGGCTCAGATTTTTTGCTGGGAAGTTCCCGTATCGGAGATCGTTGTCGTCGGAGGGGTTGATGGCCAGGGCGATAGTGCTGATCAAGTGGGAGAAGAAGGCGAGGAAGCTAAGGCTAAGGCTAaggcgaagaagaagaagaagaagaaccggAAGAAATTGAAGGGAAAGAAGCTTGAGAAGGAGGTAACCGGAGAGGGAATTGAGGTGCAGCTGCCGTTGGCGAATGACGAGAAGGAAGAGTTGAAAGAGAGAAGAAGCAAAAGAAGTAGACCAAATAAAGGTAAATTTAGGGCAGAGTTAGTTGATATCGATACAAAATCCAGGGTGTTGCCTGCGATGGTAGAGAAGGAGGTCGCAGGAAAGGAAGTTGTGGTGCAGACGCCATTGACGGAAGGGGATAAGGAAGacatatcagggagaaggatccAAAAAAGCAGAAAAATTAAGACTCGTATCAAATCAAAAGTTGGGGATTCGTCTGTAAACGGTAAGAAGATTTATGTTAGGGTTGAAAAGGGGCTTCCTGAAAAGGAAGCTATGGCGGTGAATGTGAATGGCGAGAAGGAACAAGTGTTTGGAAGAAGAAAGCAAAAAAGTAGAGCTAGAGGTAAAACTAGGGTAGAGAGCAGTAATTTAAATCAGAAAGCTCATAACAAATCAGTGTTTGCAAGTGCAAATGGTAAGAAACTTTATCTTACGTTAGAAGAGGAGCTTCCTGTAAAGCAGGCGCCATTGACGAATGACGATGAGGAAGACGTGCTTACCCGAACGAACCAAGAAAGCAGAAGTGGAAATAAGGCAGAGAGCAGTGATTTGGATCAGACGGCTGACGTTGCACTCAAATTTGGGGGTTTGTCTGGAACAAGAAGTGACTTTAAGGCAGAGAACAATGATTCTGCTCAGAAGGCTATTATCGAACCTAAATTTAGTGCTTTGTCCCTAAATGGTGGAACTGGGGAAAATGGTAATCGGTTAAAGAGAACAAGCGCTCATCACAATCGTGGTTATCGGGAGTCCAGTAGATATGGGTCTGGGAGGTTCGGTGGCCGTGAAGTACATAAACCACAAGATACTAGAATGGTTTGGGTGAAGAAAGATGAGGTCTCTGATGGTAATCTATCTGGAACTCAAAAACCAAGGAGCAGCCGTGCTAAATCTGGTTAGTAAACTCTCTGCATCGAACTTCTATATAATTTTTATCGATCTCTGTTTGTAGTTTAATTACTATTTGAAGAATCCAATCTCAGCTGTGGCAATGTGGCGCCTCGTGTTTGATTCTAGCTTAATAATATTAATGCGATGTAATGTAAGGGTAATAGCCGATTGATCATGCTATATGGTACATGGTGATTGTGAATTAGGTACTTGTTTTATGGGATTAAAAACTTGGCAGCCCATGAGATTATTCCGAAGCAGCTGATGCAAGCATGCTATATGGTACATGGGTTTTCATTAAACGTTATGTTTTTGAGAAACCCATTCTTGAAATAGTTTGTTAACATCCATGAAAGGCGTACATTCCCCATATATTGCTCGTGGTTTCCAGATGGCAAAGTAATGTTAATATTGTTTGTTTTGCATTATTGCTTGGTCCCAATGTGAAATAACTTCCTGAAATTATTGAATTTGCTTTGTTAAGTCTTATATTATGGTATGAAATTCAGCTTTGGGTTTTAAGAATTGGTAGAAGATTGTATATGATGAAAATTTACAACCAGAAAAGAGTTATTATCACAACTTCGTATGCAGTTTCTATTATCGAGTTAATATTTTGAATATCTCAAAGAAATAGGGGATACAAAGAAAAAGATATAAGGTTTGTCTTAATTAGAAATCTTGTTCTTCTCAAATGGGTCTGTCATAAATATGCTTTGTCTAATTTTCTTAAAGATTTTGATCGGAGAACTAAGAGAGGAGGAGGGGCAAATGCAGTGGCATAGAGACCATCGGACACTGCTAGTGAGGGAAAACAAAAGTGCGCTCCTGTCCCAAGTTGAGAAAAGCCaatcaattttttatattaaGGTAAGCTAAGCTTCTTGGCTTTGGCTTCTTTTATGCTCTGTATTTTTAGATTGGGTTGTTATATATGGCAACCGCGTAGCAAGACTAGACTGGCATCCAGCAGAGTggacaataaaaataaaaataagcgCAATGATATGCGCATATCATTATGGTAATAAAAATTTCTCTAATTCAATGCTTTGATAAATGTTTATTAATGTTGGCCAatcaattttttaatattttttatttatttaatacttaATTCGAATCAAATTTAGTATGCTTTGTGCATTGGAgcataaatataatatttgtgaTAGTGATTAGCACTCTTTAATATTTGACTGTCTCTTTCAACAAGTGTAAATCTGCATACTGGCAGTTAATTAGATTTAGTAAAAGTTGTTCTGATTCGAACTCTCTTTAGCCTACTTCAAAAAGAGGGAATAGAAAAGCATAGAACTGCTTCGTTCAATATAATTTGCAATTTCGAGGTTGAatatgtttcttttggcattgtTTTGCTCTCCCTTCGTGCAGAGAATATTTGACGGTGGCGGCATTTTTTCGTACGTAGGATACATACTATTTCTGAAATTACAAAGGTCTTGTATTTTAGGATGGAGGACCTTTTGTGAAGATACAGATGTAAAAATCAACATTAGAACAaagtcatttttttatatacggAGTAGTATTGCTGTCACACTATCTATATCTCTCTCTCAATATCAGTTACTCTTTCTTAGTAGCTTAATggtgaatttatatttatatataagattTTATTTGTATTGATGGTGCTGTAACGTATACTAAGATGCTTATAGATTACAGATAATATATTCTCTTTTTTGCCCCATTTTGAGTTCACAATATATAGGCTGAGAGCATATTTGAATCTCTCTAGGTCGAGCATGTGATTGTGAGTTTATTAAGGAGATATGAGAATAATATAATATTGTaggttttatattttattttaacttgTTATCCTATTTGAACATAGAATTAAGTGTTTTATGATATTAATCAGGTTTTTGACAACCACAATGTGGTACATCTTATCTATGTTGGTGTGGTTTTTCGTcgatagtgtattaagaaattaaacaggtAGATTAGTACTAGATTATAAACCGCAATGAAGTAATAAACACTCTCGAACACGCACAACTTATACGTGGTTTAGTAGTTAAAATctacttagtccacgagtcaatattattatttttctttcttaatttttgtagagttttagCAATACAAAAATGGTCGTCCATTCCCTGTCTAATATTCATAGTATTTATAGAGGAATTCtatggacatgtttgggtaactgcgtgaataaataaggtatataattaatacaaattgttgatggtgagaactcgtcaacgaattaaggttagaaaattcaaagacttaacCAAGAACCTATATTCTTAAGAAAAACTTATGGAAACTCAGAGAACAACGGTAGGAGagtaacaaaaaaaataacatgtATATTGCTCTTTGAATATCCTGGCATTACAGGAATTTTCCAACCTCTTGGTTTGAGGGGTGGAAGTCTATTTATAGCTTGGCATTAATGGCCTCgaatacaaggtggtcccaggaGACAAGAAGGTATTTGGATACACTAtcatggtagtggcacaggtcgtggtggagcagagggtTGTGGTGTCGATGTTGATAGATGGTCAAAGGcatgcaggtcatgccaccacgTCTCGTACTAatttgtaccaccactacttgtcggatacggatgtcagagtcatgcATTTGTCTTCCTCAAGGTCGTACATCTTGTACCTGTATGCATGCTTCATACCTGATGGTCTTTCTTACATTTTCAAGACACATCTTTTCTCAAAGTTCCCTTGTATTTTGCTACGTGTGGGAAAGCTTGCAAGCCATCATGAGTAACATACTTAGCCACCTTCACCAATTCCAGCTTGATACCAAATGATGGTTGGGCCCTTACTAGTTTTCCTCATATGTATACTCGGGAAGCTTTAGACCCTACATTTTATGAGAGGTCGCAGTGAAGATGTGcctcgctggtggcacctactCTAGGGGATAAGTAGGGCTTCTTAGGCGAGGTATGGGTCGTATATGACGAGGCAAGGAGCCTTTCGCGAGGTTTCATCCCGGCAAGATGTGGGGTCTCGCATGGGCCCTTGAGTGCAAGGCACGACGTTTCGCATAGCAAGGCTTATGGGCCTATGGCGAGGCATGCCTTTGGCTAGGGATGCTTTGGCAAACGACATATGGCCCTATGCATGAGCGACATCACGACAGACATGCGAGATGGGCCTCGCTAGGCGAGGCCCTTGTGTCTTGGTAGATGGGTAAGGCAAGTGTGCAAGGTGCCTCTCGAGTAGCCAAGGCACGATGACCTCGCAAGGCACCTATGTGGCGCGAGACGTAGGGGCGTGGTCGAGGCGGTGTCCGCCAGGCCCTGGCGCGAGACGCAAGGGCGTAGCCAAGGCGGTGTTCGCGAGACCGTGGCACGAGACACGGGGGCGTGGCCGAGGCGGTGTCCGTGAGACCTTGGCGCGAGACGCAGGGGCATGGCCGAGGTGGTGTCTGCGAGACCTTGGCGTGAGACATAGGGGCGTGGTCAAGGCGGTGTCCGTGAGACCCTGGTGCGAGATGCAGGGGTGTGGCCGAGGCGATGTCCACGAGACCCTGTCGCGAGATGTAAGAGCGTGAGGGCTATTTCCATCTTAAGCCTATACTCCGAGAGCCACGAGGCGGGGGTCTTGTTCAAGCGGaattttggtatccacacttgcccccccagTCTTTGGGAGGGCCTTTAGGTGCGCTGGTAGACTTTTTGTAATGGTGCCTTCGAGCCCCTTgtggtgttagtgtgtttctttgccTTGGTGGTGTGAAGTAACATATTTTGGGATGGTGATCCTCATGATTCCTTGATGACAAATATGAACTTATCATTTGGCTTTGCGGATCCCAATGCGAGTATTTGACTTCATTCTTAACCATAGATCAAATATTGAATTCAATGGTTAGGATAAGTTTGAGTTTCCTATAATTAGGTCTTCTCCCCAAGGATAATTTCTACACTTACTCCTCTTAGCTTGGTGGTGTTTTTGTCTTCAAAGCTTCCAAGAGGTGGGGGTTCTATCCCTCACAAGGACactatgtcttttttttttttttttaaatctcttctatataataagtgtgtagataacataaatttttgattttaacgattttttattttttttaatgttaactttaacggaatattcttatatttaacagaatattcttatatttaacggtagtttgtgaacacttaaacttaaataaaataaaataaataattaaaaaaaattaaataagatattttttagatattttacaatgatattaaacaaattaaaatatgatatttttaagatattttacaatgataattatttaaaaataataaaatcatacgttttagaacttaaataaaatttaactaaacttataaactcacttattaaaataatatcatattaaacatataatataatctactgtgaattagcaacaaattgttttttttttaaaaaaaaaaactagcaagaaacttaaatttaaaatccacgtataatatttaatattacattaaacatataatatataatctcttgttgtcacccccaaattcaaaaactaaaacaaacataaacttaaacaaaaataaataaattatttaattacaataagatatttatttcaaaatttatataacattaatataaatttaataaaaataattaataaattctataaataaaattaagcaaacgtgcatattgcacgtggtttgtatctagtatatatataagtgTCTATATATGTGCTAGGAGACTAAAACATCTATCTCATTTCTTTTTGTAGTCATGTACTTTGGACCCCTGGTATTTCTACAGATGCGACAGTGTGCGACTTTACTAGTTCAAGGTACGCCTTCACCCTTTTTTGTGCttaatgggtctaaattagcgtTACTTGGGAAGGAGTGTCTCAGCTGGAGCTCCTCGTGAGCTAATTTATGTATATGCACCCGTTTGTACATATACCCTCCTTCGCATCCAGCAGTTGGTTATTTCGAGTACTTATATCTGgaggttttgagcttattcctttgtgttttgtagtacaCTTTCTACATACACTTGCACTCATATCACCAACGCGACGCGACTTTATGGCATGTGAGGGGTCGTCTAGCgttcctccgggggttgagtttgtagacttgtcctCAGACTCAGGGTCCCTTGaaaacaacccttaccaaaactatgACACCTTGAGGAGGGCCCGTATGTGTCATCTTGAACGCATGGCCGAGCTTAGGtataaaatctgggtggtggagagtgaggGGTGATGGATTCCCTTTCTCCTTTGATCTTAATGATCACATTGCAAGCCTTAGAGTGAACCTCCTTAACCTACGAATGGAGctagagttcatggagggaaacctaCCTCCGGAACCCTCAGCCCTGTGTTCTCCATATAGTAGCCCCGAGGTCACCcctggttcccctcaacccttgtcctTAATCCACTTGTGTTTGATGCTTCCACACCCAATGTCCCTGTGGAAAACTCATGCAAGAAGAataaaatggagggtaaagtgctctGTTTTAACCTCACGTTTTTCCCTTGGTTTTGCAAACATGTCAAAGAGAATGAGACGACATGTCACTCCCGAGAAGTTGGACTCCGGTCCTTTATTGGCATTCAGCATCATTTCCCACGTGTCAGAAACAGGCTGCTAGAGTTGTCTGAGAAATACCGCATTAGCAAAGAGTACAAGCTGTATGTACCCTCCAACAAGTGACGGGCTGATAACCCCCAAGGGCTGTCGCTATGAGCGAacatattttgaaggcgggtgggaccattccttTACACCCATTCTTCGTCATGGTCTTGAattactttgaccttgctccgctTTAGCTGGCACCCAACAACTGGTTGACCTTAAGCTGCCTGTATATGGCGTTCGTAAGCTTAACGATCGCGCTCCTACGACCCAGGAGGTACATTTTATGTACAATCACATGTCCACTCCTAAATCTAAGGGTTTCTATTTTTTACCAAAAGCCAACACtcaggtctccttgatagagggttccgTTTCTAAAAGTCATGGAAGCAGGACTTTTACTTTGTCAAAGGTCTCCTTTCTGTCCGCGAACATTTCTACTCATCTCCAAGTAAGTAGTTCATGTATTTCCTTTTATGTTGAGTATACTATTGGGGAACTTATACTCGTATTGATAACTGAATTGATTGTTCAGAGAGCTTCAGTATCCCCGACGTTCTTGAGTCTGAGGCGGCGCCGGTAGACGCCTTCCTTGACGCAGACCCTGCAATGAAAATGGCTGCCCATCTGTTTACTATGGCCAACCTCAATCACTATGGTCTATCTAGGGTTTCGGAGCCCGACCTGCTATGGTACATTTTTTAGCGAAAGAAGAAGACAACTCTGGCAGAACCTCTCTCGGACGAGGGTGATGTCGAATGGGTGCCCAAGGAGGTTTCCCCCAATTCTAAACATCCAGCTCGGTTATCTCCATCCTTCAGGGGGTGCCCTTCTTCTGCTCCTATGGACCGCGACACGACTTCTCTTGAGAAGTCGTGTCGCGGTCCACAGACCATGCAAGGGTGCTTCTATCTGCCTTTCTCCGATGAATTTGATAATCTTCCTTACGCTCTCGCTAATTATGACCATTCGAGGTATCCTTTGTCTGATGTTCCTGTGCCTCCTCCTCGttcggtgagtgggtcatctgtccctgcTCACTCGGGCGCTCCTGATTTGGAGGGGACATCCTGAGTGTGTCTCATGTCAGCCCCTTATGTGCAAAGGCATGCCCGAGTTGCCGAGGGTATCCTgagaccgagtggagaggtctcgagaattttaccatggcggagcttggggagactcttgtacACTCtacaacttgggtgagttcatgcgttTTACATTGATCTTTTTTATGTTTTGGGTTCCTTGTTTGCTCACTTTTTGCTTCCTtgcaggcttctctggtggctcaacgCTTTGTAGACTCGACATAGGGCCTATCTTCATCCAACGCTGAAAATGATCGTCTAGCAGTCATAGTTCAGGAGCTTGAGAGACAGCTTGCCGATGTCAACCTTAAGCTAGAGAAAGCCCTGGCGAAAGCCTCTTCGTCgtccaaaaagaagaagagagcggAAGCTAAGGCTAAGGCATTGcgggagagggtcactctcctgtAGGTTGATTTGGCAGAGGTTGAGTATAAGTCCTTAGAGCGCACCTTTTATGGAATGTGGAGGCTGAATCCTAGTTTCGACTTATCCTCCTTTGGTGACCATGCCATTGCCAAGGTAGCTGAGTGGAATGCTCGCggcgggaggccttgagattttgtTTTTATAGTTTTTATCTTTCACTTTGATTTGGTTGTACGCTCACTCGAACCTTATTATACTGGAAGAGGTTTCTCctggttttttttctttcaggAACTTTTTTAAGTCCTGATGTGGTTGATGCTGACTTTATCCTACAACATTAACACGacttttttcttatatatatatatgttataattTGTTTTCgtttctttatgcttgaggtccttttgagcccactccTGTATGCAAGAGCcaaaggggttcaataggtctaTTTTTTCTAATAACTCGTTGATACTTTATTTGGACCGGCGGTGATGGTGTATTTGATGCACCTTGATTATATTTGTAatgatatgttgaccctttgggttctagttattcttttatatatttttgcgcgcttgttatttcttgcgagaagggTTCTTCTCGTTATTATGCATAATACTATTTTTACAatggtctcttttaggaccctttttggctagacggcttggtggctgctTTAGGCTTATTGGTGAATGCACTTCCCAAGgtctttcctctcgtggaggtatcaacctttattaggaggctcttcctatagggccttttgaccctcttgatattcacaagggtagctaatcctcgcgaactcaagagatgccttacaaggttttcttccttatttcctcttttttttttacaagagcctcttttaggaccctttttagCTGTATACTttgcccccaagtggttggcgagatttatctcgtagGGCACTTttatcattttgctcatgcattTTGATCATTTCAATCAGTGATAGGTACACGAGAGTTAAATATGTGCTCACGTAAATTATGAGTGTGACgtgccaataagaaacatattcattaaaaatgagTAGAGTACATATATATCTATGAAAacattgttcttactacatatcagggcATCTAGGTTACTCTAAGTCATAGCTACTTTTAAGGGGAGGACTCACAACTATGTTGGGGGGCTAACTGTGGTAACACTTTTGATTTAtcatactaaaagtggagctttacccgATGTTCCCTCTGAGGCGCGTATGCACAACCATCAATTCTGATCTCCTCAGTAACTCTGGAGTTGAACTCACGCGGGTTtgtgctcccatgcactaccatcgccGTAGGTTCTGGCGGTTTCATGACTGTGCGGAGGGACGTGTTATAACAATCT from the Humulus lupulus chromosome X, drHumLupu1.1, whole genome shotgun sequence genome contains:
- the LOC133807037 gene encoding uncharacterized protein LOC133807037 isoform X2, which produces MEEEKKQISFPSDYVTIFELQERWLKEKQLKQQQQQDHHNAVVSPAQIFCWEVPVSEIVVVGGVDGQGDSADQVGEEGEEAKAKAKAKKKKKKNRKKLKGKKLEKEVTGEGIEVQLPLANDEKEELKERRSKRSRPNKGKFRAELVDIDTKSRVLPAMVEKEVAGKEVVVQTPLTEGDKEDISGRRIQKSRKIKTRIKSKVGDSSVNGKKIYVRVEKGLPEKEAMAVNVNGEKEQVFGRRKQKSRARGKTRVESSNLNQKAHNKSVFASANGKKLYLTLEEELPVKQAPLTNDDEEDVLTRTNQESRSGNKAESSDLDQTADVALKFGGLSGTRSDFKAENNDSAQKAIIEPKFSALSLNGGTGENGNRLKRTSAHHNRGYRESSRYGSGRFGGREVHKPQDTRMVWVKKDEVSDGNLSGTQKPRSSRAKSDFDRRTKRGGGANAVA
- the LOC133807037 gene encoding uncharacterized protein LOC133807037 isoform X1; this translates as MEEEKKQISFPSDYVTIFELQERWLKEKQLKQQQQQDHHNAVVSPAQIFCWEVPVSEIVVVGGVDGQGDSADQVGEEGEEAKAKAKAKKKKKKNRKKLKGKKLEKEVTGEGIEVQLPLANDEKEELKERRSKRSRPNKGKFRAELVDIDTKSRVLPAMVEKEVAGKEVVVQTPLTEGDKEDISGRRIQKSRKIKTRIKSKVGDSSVNGKKIYVRVEKGLPEKEAMAVNVNGEKEQVFGRRKQKSRARGKTRVESSNLNQKAHNKSVFASANGKKLYLTLEEELPVKQAPLTNDDEEDVLTRTNQESRSGNKAESSDLDQTADVALKFGGLSGTRSDFKAENNDSAQKAIIEPKFSALSLNGGTGENGNRLKRTSAHHNRGYRESSRYGSGRFGGREVHKPQDTRMVWVKKDEVSDGNLSGTQKPRSSRAKSGTCFMGLKTWQPMRLFRSS